A window from Candidatus Rokuibacteriota bacterium encodes these proteins:
- the purH gene encoding bifunctional phosphoribosylaminoimidazolecarboxamide formyltransferase/IMP cyclohydrolase: MSTVRRALLSVHDKTGVVDFAKGLTGLGVEILSTGGTAKLLRDAGVPVVDVAQVTGFPEMLDGRVKTLHPKVHGGILARRDVPAHMQALEAHGIGPIDLVVVALYPFEQTVAKPGVTAEEVIENIDIGGPSMIRGAAKNHGGVGVVTDPSQYAPVLDELRKSGGALSAGTRGRLALEAFRRTSQYDAAIAAYLEGGASDFPERISIVAERLQHLRYGENPHQSAAFYRPAGPARGLAAAEQLHGPELSYNNLLDWSAALGLLFEFDDPAAVVIKHTNPCGVALGTSVADAMSRAKACDPVSIYGGIVGVNRTLDMGVVKELSGILLEILFAPDFAADALEELRRTKKKCRVLRLPCHAADYPGRMRDIRSVLGGLLVQDSDLTDLDPAALTVVSQRAPTEAELRALRFAWRVAKHTKSNAIVLTSADQVVGVGAGQMNRVDSARIAVMRARANGLETKGTVCASDAFFPFRDGLDAVAEAGATAVIHPGGSVRDEEVRKAADEHGMAMVVCGIRHFKH; encoded by the coding sequence ATGAGCACTGTGAGGCGCGCGCTTCTGAGCGTGCACGACAAGACCGGGGTGGTGGACTTCGCGAAGGGGCTGACGGGCCTCGGCGTCGAGATCCTGTCAACGGGAGGCACCGCCAAGCTCCTGCGGGACGCAGGCGTGCCCGTGGTGGACGTGGCGCAGGTGACGGGCTTCCCCGAGATGCTCGACGGCCGCGTCAAGACGCTCCACCCGAAGGTCCACGGCGGCATCCTGGCGCGCCGGGACGTGCCGGCGCACATGCAGGCGCTCGAGGCCCACGGCATCGGGCCCATCGACCTCGTGGTGGTGGCGCTCTACCCCTTCGAGCAGACCGTGGCCAAGCCGGGCGTGACCGCCGAGGAGGTCATCGAGAACATCGACATCGGCGGGCCGAGCATGATCCGCGGCGCGGCCAAGAACCACGGCGGCGTCGGCGTCGTCACGGATCCCTCGCAGTACGCCCCCGTGCTTGACGAGCTCAGGAAGAGCGGCGGGGCGCTCTCGGCCGGGACGCGCGGGCGCCTGGCGCTCGAAGCCTTCAGGCGCACCTCCCAGTACGACGCCGCCATCGCCGCCTACCTCGAAGGCGGCGCTTCGGACTTTCCCGAGCGCATCTCCATCGTCGCCGAGCGGCTCCAGCACCTCCGCTACGGCGAGAACCCGCACCAGTCGGCCGCGTTCTATCGTCCGGCGGGGCCCGCCCGAGGCCTGGCGGCGGCAGAGCAGCTGCACGGGCCGGAGCTGTCCTACAACAACCTGCTCGACTGGTCGGCCGCGCTCGGGCTCCTGTTCGAGTTCGACGACCCGGCGGCCGTCGTGATCAAGCACACGAATCCCTGCGGCGTGGCGCTTGGGACGAGCGTCGCCGACGCCATGAGCCGGGCCAAGGCCTGCGACCCCGTGTCCATCTACGGCGGCATCGTGGGGGTCAACCGCACGCTCGACATGGGCGTGGTCAAGGAGCTCTCCGGCATTCTTCTCGAGATCCTCTTCGCCCCCGACTTCGCCGCCGACGCCCTCGAGGAGCTCAGGCGCACCAAGAAGAAGTGCCGGGTGCTGCGGCTGCCGTGCCACGCGGCCGACTACCCGGGGCGGATGCGCGACATCCGCAGCGTCCTGGGCGGTCTCCTGGTCCAGGACTCCGACCTCACCGACCTCGATCCGGCCGCGCTCACGGTCGTCTCGCAGCGCGCGCCGACGGAGGCCGAGTTGAGGGCGCTCCGCTTCGCGTGGCGGGTGGCCAAGCACACCAAGTCCAACGCGATCGTGCTGACCAGCGCCGACCAGGTCGTGGGAGTGGGGGCGGGGCAGATGAACCGCGTGGACTCGGCGCGGATCGCCGTCATGCGGGCGCGCGCCAACGGCCTCGAGACCAAGGGCACGGTCTGCGCCTCGGACGCCTTCTTCCCGTTCCGGGACGGCCTCGACGCTGTCGCCGAGGCCGGCGCCACGGCCGTCATCCACCCGGGCGGCTCGGTCCGCGACGAAGAGGTACGGAAGGCCGCCGATGAGCACGGGATGGCGATGGTCGTATGCGGTATCAGGCATTTCAAGCACTGA
- the purN gene encoding phosphoribosylglycinamide formyltransferase, with protein sequence MPEPLRVGVLASGKGSNFEALVRAVEAGRLKVTLALLVSDRPNSAALDIAQAHRIEALCVDYKQFPSREAHEKAVVAALDLRRVGLVCQAGYMRILGTGYIERFRGRALNIHPSLLPAFPGLHAQRQALEHGVKVAGATVHFADEGVDTGPIVLQAAVPVLPGDTEDTLSSRILAEEHRIYPEAVRLFAEGRLTIDGRRVHIRESP encoded by the coding sequence ATGCCTGAGCCGCTCCGCGTCGGCGTCCTGGCCTCGGGCAAGGGCTCGAACTTCGAGGCCCTCGTGAGGGCGGTCGAGGCCGGCAGACTCAAGGTTACCCTGGCGCTCCTCGTGTCGGATCGGCCCAATTCCGCCGCGCTCGACATCGCGCAGGCGCACCGGATCGAGGCGCTCTGCGTAGACTACAAGCAGTTCCCGAGCCGCGAGGCCCACGAGAAGGCCGTGGTCGCCGCGCTCGACCTGCGCCGTGTCGGGCTCGTCTGCCAGGCCGGCTACATGCGGATTCTCGGCACCGGCTATATCGAGCGCTTTCGAGGCCGGGCGCTCAACATCCACCCCTCGCTGCTGCCCGCCTTCCCGGGCCTGCACGCCCAGCGCCAGGCCCTCGAGCACGGCGTGAAGGTCGCGGGCGCCACGGTGCACTTCGCGGACGAAGGTGTGGACACGGGGCCCATCGTGCTCCAGGCGGCGGTGCCCGTGCTGCCCGGCGACACCGAAGACACGCTGTCGAGCCGGATACTCGCCGAGGAGCACCGTATCTACCCGGAAGCCGTCCGGCTCTTCGCCGAAGGGCGGCTGACCATAGACGGACGCAGGGTCCACATCAGGGAGAGTCCATGA
- the purM gene encoding phosphoribosylformylglycinamidine cyclo-ligase: protein MDPLTYRSVGVDIGAGDEAVRRIARLAASTKRPEVLGGIGAFASFVSLPAGYREPVLVSSTDGVGTKLKVAFLADRHDTVGIDLVAMGVNDVLAHGAEPLYFLDYLAVHRVDPARVEAIVSGVAEGCRRAGCALVGGETAEMNELYAPGEYDLAGFAVGVVEKSDIVTGSEVRPGDRVLGLASSGLHSNGYTLARQVIFERLGLKPGDRVPALGRSAADELLEPTRIYVKPVLALLKSVPVLAMAHVTGGGVSLNLPRVLPEGCQAVIDPHAWPVPPIFRIIQEAGRVEDAEMRLTFNMGLGYLLVVRPGDAARAAQALSAAGERVFDVGEIRAGARSVVYA, encoded by the coding sequence ATGGACCCACTGACGTATCGATCGGTCGGCGTGGACATCGGCGCCGGCGACGAGGCTGTGCGCCGGATCGCGCGCCTCGCCGCCTCCACGAAACGCCCCGAGGTTTTGGGCGGCATCGGCGCCTTCGCGTCGTTTGTCTCCCTCCCGGCCGGCTACCGCGAGCCCGTCCTCGTCTCCTCCACCGACGGCGTCGGCACCAAGCTGAAGGTCGCCTTCCTGGCCGATCGTCACGACACGGTGGGGATCGACCTCGTGGCGATGGGCGTCAACGACGTTCTCGCCCACGGCGCCGAGCCGCTCTATTTCCTCGACTACCTGGCGGTGCACCGGGTGGATCCCGCTCGGGTCGAGGCCATCGTCTCGGGCGTCGCCGAGGGGTGCCGTCGCGCGGGCTGCGCGCTGGTCGGGGGCGAGACCGCCGAGATGAACGAGCTCTATGCCCCTGGCGAGTACGACCTGGCGGGTTTCGCCGTGGGCGTGGTGGAGAAGAGCGACATCGTCACAGGGTCAGAGGTCAGGCCCGGAGACCGCGTGCTGGGCCTCGCCTCGTCCGGCCTCCACTCGAACGGCTACACGCTTGCGCGCCAGGTGATCTTCGAGCGCCTCGGTCTCAAGCCCGGGGATAGAGTGCCCGCGCTTGGTCGGAGCGCCGCCGACGAGCTGCTCGAGCCTACGCGCATCTACGTCAAGCCCGTGTTGGCGCTGCTGAAGAGCGTGCCGGTCCTCGCGATGGCCCACGTCACGGGGGGCGGCGTCAGCCTAAACCTGCCGCGCGTCCTGCCCGAGGGCTGCCAGGCGGTGATCGACCCGCACGCGTGGCCCGTGCCCCCCATATTCCGGATCATCCAGGAGGCGGGCCGGGTCGAGGACGCGGAGATGCGGCTCACGTTCAACATGGGCCTGGGCTACCTCCTGGTGGTGCGCCCCGGCGACGCGGCGCGCGCGGCCCAGGCCCTGTCGGCGGCTGGCGAGCGCGTGTTCGATGTCGGCGAGATCCGGGCCGGCGCCCGGTCGGTCGTCTATGCCTGA
- the purF gene encoding amidophosphoribosyltransferase encodes MSPEDEEFRLDDKFHDECGLFGIWNHTEAANVAYLGLYALQHRGQESAGIAATDGQAFHVEKAMGWVADVFSRDRLRRLPGHRAIGHVRYSTAGSSNLRNAQPITATTAHGPVAIAHNGNLINAEELRSQLEADGAVFQSSSDTEVILHLLARAEGGTLVDQLARALSQVKGAYTLLLLTPTSMITVRDPSGFRPMTLGKLESSWVLASETCALDLMEAQVVRDIEPGEIVVVDDSGLHSFKPFRPQGKLQCVFEYVYFARPDSLLWGRNVHVVRKTLGHQLAREHPVAADLVIPVPDSGVGAALGFAEEAGLPYDLGLVRNHYVGRTFIEPKQGIRHFGVKVKLNPNREVLAGKRVVVVDDSIVRGTTSRKIVKMVRAAGAREVHMRISSPPIQWPCYYGIDTPTRKELIGSSHEVPEIQKYLGADSLGYLSLDGMLKATGNDPAHFCHACFTGQYKVGFDDGGLAQLKLFDS; translated from the coding sequence ATGTCGCCTGAGGACGAGGAGTTCCGGCTCGACGACAAGTTCCACGACGAGTGCGGGCTCTTCGGCATCTGGAACCACACGGAAGCGGCCAACGTCGCCTACCTCGGGCTCTACGCGCTCCAGCACCGCGGCCAGGAGTCGGCGGGCATCGCGGCGACGGACGGGCAGGCCTTCCACGTGGAGAAGGCCATGGGGTGGGTCGCCGACGTCTTCAGCCGCGACCGCCTGAGACGTCTCCCGGGCCACCGCGCGATCGGCCACGTGCGCTACTCGACGGCGGGCAGCTCCAACCTGCGCAACGCCCAGCCCATCACCGCGACCACGGCCCACGGGCCTGTCGCGATCGCGCACAACGGCAACCTGATCAACGCCGAGGAGTTGAGAAGCCAGCTCGAGGCCGACGGCGCCGTCTTCCAGTCCTCCTCCGACACTGAGGTGATCCTGCACCTCCTGGCGCGAGCCGAGGGCGGGACCCTCGTGGACCAGCTGGCGCGCGCGCTCAGCCAGGTCAAGGGCGCCTACACGCTGCTGCTCCTGACGCCGACCTCGATGATCACGGTGCGCGACCCCTCGGGCTTCCGCCCCATGACCCTCGGCAAGCTCGAGAGCTCCTGGGTGCTGGCCTCCGAGACCTGCGCGCTCGACCTCATGGAGGCGCAGGTGGTGCGCGACATCGAGCCGGGCGAGATCGTCGTGGTGGACGATTCGGGGCTCCACAGTTTTAAGCCCTTCCGGCCCCAGGGGAAGCTGCAGTGCGTGTTCGAGTACGTCTACTTCGCGCGCCCCGACTCGCTCCTCTGGGGGCGGAACGTGCACGTCGTCCGCAAGACGCTGGGGCACCAGCTGGCGCGGGAGCATCCCGTCGCCGCCGACCTCGTCATCCCCGTGCCCGACTCGGGCGTGGGGGCCGCGCTCGGCTTCGCGGAGGAGGCGGGGCTGCCCTACGACTTGGGGCTCGTCCGCAACCACTACGTCGGGCGCACCTTCATCGAGCCGAAGCAGGGCATCCGGCACTTCGGCGTCAAGGTCAAGCTGAACCCGAACCGCGAGGTGCTGGCGGGTAAGCGCGTGGTCGTCGTGGACGATTCGATCGTGCGCGGCACCACGAGCCGCAAGATCGTCAAGATGGTTCGGGCCGCCGGGGCCCGCGAGGTGCACATGCGCATCTCGTCGCCGCCCATCCAGTGGCCCTGCTACTACGGCATCGACACGCCGACCCGCAAGGAGCTGATCGGGTCGAGCCACGAGGTGCCGGAGATCCAGAAGTATCTCGGCGCGGACTCGCTCGGCTACCTCTCGCTGGACGGCATGCTCAAGGCCACCGGCAACGACCCGGCCCACTTCTGCCACGCCTGCTTCACGGGGCAGTACAAGGTCGGCTTCGATGACGGGGGGCTCGCGCAGCTGAAGCTCTTCGACTCGTAG
- the purL gene encoding phosphoribosylformylglycinamidine synthase subunit PurL, giving the protein MTGAEPKVTLDLALASGLTGEEYDRIIRRLGREPSFTELGLFSALWSEHCAYKHSRVFLRGLPTTGPAVLQGPGENAGIVDLGGELALAFKIESHNHPSFIEPLQGAATGVGGILRDIFTMGARPIAVLDSLRFGAAEDPKSRRLIEGVVSGISWYGNCFGVPNLGGEVGFAPEYAGNPLVNAMAVGLVRKDRIFRARAEGPGNPVFYVGAKTGRDGIHGATMASATFDEGAEERRPTVQVGDPFTEKLLLEACLEAMETGAIVGIQDMGAAGLACACSEMPARAGTGMEVELSRVPQRETAMTPYEIMLSESQERMLLVAARGREEEIKRVFSKWELDAVEIGHVTDDGILRVKMDGRVVAEVPVRALTDEAPVYEKPISRPEWQDGLEAFDPLSLPAPVDLAETLLALMGSPGIASKEWVYRQYDQQVGINTLVMPGSDAGVLRIKGTRKAVAVTTDCNARFVHLNPRLGAAMAVAEAARNLAVTGARPLGLTDCLNFGSPERPEILWQFKEAVAGIAEACRALDIPVVGGNVSFYNETLGQAILPTPVIGMAGLIDEAESRRTQWFESEGDRIALLGPEAVSLGGSEYLWAIHGKMAGRLAPLDLQQERRVHEACRAAIAAGLVRGAHDCSEGGLAVTLGESCVSGPKPIGASVELDGDGRRADLVLFGEGPSRVVVSVPPEAERHFEQLMGEFALPWRWIGRVGGEALVVTRGGAVAIAAPLDRMAHAWRSGFERHVA; this is encoded by the coding sequence GTGACCGGGGCCGAGCCTAAGGTCACGCTGGACCTCGCCCTTGCCTCAGGCCTGACCGGCGAGGAGTACGACCGCATCATCCGGCGCCTCGGCCGGGAGCCTTCCTTCACCGAGCTCGGTCTCTTCTCAGCCCTCTGGTCCGAGCACTGCGCCTACAAGCACTCGCGCGTCTTCCTGCGGGGCCTGCCCACGACGGGGCCGGCCGTGCTGCAGGGGCCCGGCGAGAACGCCGGCATCGTGGACCTCGGCGGCGAGCTGGCGCTGGCTTTCAAGATCGAAAGCCACAACCACCCTTCGTTCATCGAGCCCTTGCAGGGCGCGGCCACCGGGGTCGGCGGCATCCTGCGCGACATCTTCACCATGGGCGCGCGCCCCATCGCCGTCCTGGACTCGCTCCGCTTCGGCGCCGCGGAGGACCCCAAGAGCCGACGCCTCATCGAAGGCGTGGTCTCGGGCATCAGCTGGTATGGCAACTGCTTCGGTGTCCCGAACCTGGGCGGCGAGGTCGGCTTCGCCCCCGAGTACGCGGGCAACCCCCTCGTCAACGCGATGGCCGTCGGGCTCGTCAGGAAGGACAGGATCTTCCGCGCCCGCGCGGAGGGTCCGGGCAACCCCGTCTTCTACGTCGGGGCGAAGACAGGACGCGACGGCATCCACGGCGCGACCATGGCATCGGCCACCTTCGACGAGGGCGCCGAGGAGCGCAGGCCGACGGTGCAGGTGGGCGACCCGTTCACCGAGAAGCTCCTGCTCGAAGCCTGTCTCGAGGCCATGGAGACGGGCGCCATCGTCGGCATCCAGGACATGGGCGCGGCCGGGCTCGCCTGCGCCTGCTCCGAGATGCCCGCGCGGGCCGGGACGGGCATGGAGGTGGAGCTTTCGCGCGTGCCGCAGCGCGAGACCGCCATGACGCCCTACGAGATCATGCTGTCCGAGTCGCAAGAGAGAATGCTCCTCGTCGCCGCGCGCGGCCGGGAAGAGGAGATCAAGCGCGTCTTCTCCAAGTGGGAGCTCGACGCGGTCGAGATCGGTCACGTCACCGACGACGGGATCCTGAGGGTCAAGATGGACGGGCGCGTGGTCGCCGAAGTGCCGGTGCGCGCCCTCACCGACGAGGCGCCGGTCTACGAGAAGCCGATTTCAAGGCCCGAGTGGCAGGACGGGCTCGAGGCCTTTGATCCCCTGTCGCTGCCCGCGCCAGTCGATCTCGCGGAGACGCTCCTGGCGCTGATGGGCTCTCCCGGCATCGCGTCCAAGGAGTGGGTCTACCGCCAGTACGACCAGCAGGTCGGGATCAACACGCTCGTCATGCCGGGCTCGGACGCTGGGGTCCTGCGTATCAAGGGAACTCGAAAGGCGGTTGCCGTAACTACCGACTGCAACGCCCGTTTCGTCCATCTGAATCCACGCCTCGGCGCAGCCATGGCGGTGGCTGAGGCGGCGAGAAACCTGGCCGTGACAGGCGCCCGGCCCCTCGGGCTGACGGACTGCCTCAACTTCGGTTCGCCGGAGCGGCCCGAGATCCTCTGGCAGTTCAAGGAGGCGGTAGCGGGCATCGCGGAAGCCTGCCGCGCCCTCGATATCCCTGTGGTCGGCGGCAACGTCTCCTTCTACAATGAAACTCTGGGGCAGGCGATTCTGCCGACCCCGGTCATCGGCATGGCGGGGCTCATCGACGAGGCCGAGAGCCGGCGCACGCAGTGGTTCGAGAGCGAGGGCGACCGGATCGCCCTCCTGGGCCCGGAGGCCGTGAGCCTCGGCGGCTCGGAGTATCTCTGGGCGATTCACGGCAAGATGGCCGGCCGACTGGCGCCGCTGGACCTCCAGCAGGAGCGCCGGGTTCACGAGGCCTGCCGCGCCGCTATCGCCGCCGGGCTCGTGCGGGGGGCTCACGACTGCTCGGAGGGCGGACTCGCCGTGACGCTCGGCGAGAGCTGCGTGTCCGGGCCCAAGCCCATCGGCGCCAGCGTGGAGTTGGATGGTGACGGCCGGCGCGCGGACTTGGTACTCTTCGGTGAGGGGCCGTCGCGGGTCGTCGTGTCGGTGCCGCCGGAGGCCGAGCGGCACTTCGAGCAGCTCATGGGCGAGTTCGCGCTGCCGTGGCGCTGGATAGGGCGGGTTGGGGGCGAGGCGCTGGTGGTGACCCGGGGCGGTGCCGTGGCGATCGCCGCGCCGCTCGATCGGATGGCCCACGCGTGGAGGTCCGGCTTTGAGCGACATGTCGCCTGA
- the purQ gene encoding phosphoribosylformylglycinamidine synthase subunit PurQ, which yields MNFGVVVFPGTWSDCDFHYIVSEVLHQPVRYVWHRDAQLADFDCLILPGGFSYGDYLRAGAVAGRSPVVEALPEFVAKGGLVLGSCNGFQILCEAKLLPGALARNECLQYRCQSTWLRVENAETPFTRAMRPGQVLKMPISHGEGKFYADADTLRRVRDQKQIVFRYCSEDGRVVKEANPNGSLDNIAGLVNEEGTVLGLMPHPERAGENAMGGTDGLLIFHSLLGSMVEDGSFLKR from the coding sequence ATGAACTTCGGCGTCGTGGTGTTCCCGGGCACGTGGAGTGACTGCGATTTCCACTACATCGTCAGCGAGGTCCTCCACCAGCCGGTGCGCTACGTCTGGCACCGGGACGCCCAGCTGGCCGACTTCGACTGCCTGATCCTGCCGGGCGGCTTCTCCTACGGCGACTACCTGCGCGCGGGCGCCGTCGCCGGGCGCTCCCCGGTGGTCGAGGCGCTGCCCGAGTTCGTGGCCAAGGGGGGTCTCGTCCTGGGCTCGTGCAACGGCTTCCAGATCCTCTGCGAGGCCAAGCTCCTGCCGGGCGCGCTCGCGCGCAACGAGTGCCTCCAGTACCGCTGCCAGTCCACATGGCTCCGCGTCGAGAACGCGGAGACGCCGTTCACGCGGGCGATGCGGCCGGGGCAGGTGCTCAAGATGCCCATCTCGCACGGCGAGGGCAAGTTCTACGCCGACGCGGACACGCTTCGCCGGGTCCGCGATCAGAAGCAGATCGTCTTCCGCTATTGCAGCGAGGACGGCCGCGTCGTCAAGGAGGCCAACCCCAACGGCTCCCTGGACAACATCGCGGGTCTCGTCAACGAGGAGGGGACCGTCCTCGGCCTCATGCCCCACCCGGAGCGCGCCGGCGAGAACGCCATGGGCGGCACGGACGGCCTGCTGATTTTCCACTCGCTCCTCGGCAGCATGGTCGAGGATGGCTCGTTCCTCAAGCGGTAG
- the purS gene encoding phosphoribosylformylglycinamidine synthase subunit PurS has protein sequence MRARVFVRLKPGILDVQGASVQRALLGLGFAEVEALRVGKLLELEVAGTSAEAARRRVEEMCSKLLANPVIEDFTVEMVG, from the coding sequence GTGAGGGCCCGCGTTTTCGTACGGCTCAAGCCCGGCATCCTCGACGTCCAGGGCGCTTCCGTCCAGCGGGCGCTCCTGGGCCTGGGCTTTGCCGAGGTCGAGGCCTTGCGGGTGGGCAAGCTGCTCGAGCTCGAGGTCGCCGGGACGAGCGCCGAGGCGGCGCGGCGGCGGGTCGAGGAAATGTGCTCGAAACTCCTCGCCAACCCCGTCATCGAGGACTTCACGGTCGAGATGGTGGGCTAA
- a CDS encoding phosphoribosylaminoimidazolesuccinocarboxamide synthase: protein MEKRDKLYEGKAKIVYATDDPGKVIQYFKDDATAFNALKRGTIVGKGVINNKMSAALFQRLGKAGVPTHYLATLSDREMLCRKLDIIKIEVIPRNMVAGTLAKRTGLEEGVAIKPPIVELFYKSDPLGDPMITEDHVRMLKLASPKELAWLRRMALKVNAVLRPLLKRKGLILVDFKLEFGRHGGRLYLGDEISPDTCRLWDADTLEKLDKDRFRRDLGNVEEAYQEVYRRIVGSGS from the coding sequence ATGGAGAAGCGGGACAAGCTCTACGAGGGCAAGGCCAAGATCGTCTACGCGACCGACGATCCGGGCAAGGTCATCCAGTACTTCAAGGACGACGCCACGGCCTTCAACGCACTCAAGCGCGGCACCATCGTCGGCAAGGGCGTGATCAACAACAAGATGTCGGCGGCGCTGTTCCAGCGCCTCGGCAAAGCGGGCGTCCCGACGCACTACCTCGCCACGCTGTCCGACCGCGAGATGCTCTGCCGCAAGCTGGACATCATCAAGATCGAAGTGATTCCCCGCAACATGGTGGCGGGCACGCTCGCCAAACGCACCGGGCTCGAAGAGGGCGTGGCGATCAAGCCGCCGATCGTCGAGCTCTTCTACAAGTCGGACCCGCTCGGCGACCCCATGATCACCGAGGACCACGTGCGCATGCTCAAGCTCGCCTCACCCAAGGAGCTCGCATGGCTCAGGCGCATGGCGCTCAAGGTCAACGCGGTGCTCCGCCCTCTCCTCAAGCGAAAAGGTCTGATCCTCGTGGACTTCAAGCTCGAGTTCGGCCGCCACGGCGGCCGGCTCTACCTGGGCGACGAGATCAGCCCCGACACCTGCCGGCTGTGGGATGCCGACACGCTCGAGAAGCTCGACAAGGACCGCTTCCGCCGCGACCTCGGCAATGTGGAGGAGGCGTACCAGGAGGTCTACCGACGCATCGTGGGGTCGGGGTCGTGA
- the purB gene encoding adenylosuccinate lyase codes for MIPRYSRPEMARLWSQDAKYEAWLKVELAVCEVYAKRGVVPADALGRIKAKARVDAARIDEIEAKTRHDVIAFLTNLEESIGADSRYVHIGMTSSDVLDTALALQLQQACEVLLGDLERFRAALRTLALRHKGTLCVGRSHGVHAEPMVFGLKPALWYAEAGRNIERLRRAKEAVRVGKISGAIGTFAHVDPDVEEEVCRLLGLEPDPISTQVVQRDRHAELCAVLAIVAASLEKVAVEIRSLQRTEILEAEEPFAEGQKGSSAMPHKRNPVGSENVSGLARLVRTNALAALENIALWHERDISHSSVERVILPDSTILVDYMLHRMTGIIDGLQVYPERMKENMERSYGLMFSQRVLLKLADKGLPRQQAYEIVQKNAMRAWRERTDFHALLAADPEVTARVTAADLAACFEPAWYLRNVDAIYRRAGLL; via the coding sequence ATGATTCCGCGCTATTCGCGTCCGGAGATGGCCCGGCTCTGGAGCCAGGACGCCAAGTACGAGGCGTGGCTCAAGGTCGAGCTGGCCGTGTGCGAGGTCTACGCGAAGCGCGGCGTTGTCCCAGCCGACGCCCTCGGCCGGATCAAAGCCAAGGCCCGGGTGGACGCGGCGCGGATCGACGAGATCGAAGCCAAGACGCGCCATGACGTCATCGCCTTCCTGACCAACCTCGAGGAGTCGATTGGGGCAGATTCGCGCTACGTCCACATCGGCATGACGTCCTCCGACGTCCTGGACACGGCGCTTGCCCTCCAGCTCCAGCAGGCCTGCGAGGTGCTGCTGGGCGACCTCGAGCGCTTCCGCGCCGCGCTGCGCACGCTTGCGCTCCGCCACAAGGGCACTCTCTGCGTAGGGCGCAGCCATGGCGTCCACGCCGAGCCCATGGTGTTCGGGCTCAAGCCGGCTCTCTGGTATGCCGAGGCCGGGCGCAACATCGAGCGGCTCAGGCGTGCCAAAGAGGCGGTGAGGGTCGGGAAGATCTCCGGGGCGATCGGTACCTTCGCCCACGTCGACCCCGATGTCGAGGAGGAGGTCTGCCGCCTGCTCGGTCTCGAGCCCGATCCGATCTCGACCCAGGTCGTCCAGCGCGACCGCCACGCGGAGTTGTGCGCGGTGTTGGCCATCGTCGCCGCGTCGCTCGAGAAGGTCGCGGTGGAGATCCGCTCGCTCCAGCGCACCGAGATCCTGGAGGCCGAGGAGCCGTTCGCGGAGGGCCAGAAGGGCTCGAGCGCCATGCCGCACAAGCGCAACCCGGTCGGCAGCGAGAACGTGAGCGGGCTCGCGCGGCTGGTCCGGACCAATGCCCTCGCGGCGCTCGAGAACATCGCCCTATGGCACGAGCGGGATATCAGCCACTCCTCGGTCGAGCGCGTCATCCTGCCGGACTCGACCATCCTCGTGGATTACATGCTCCACCGGATGACCGGCATCATCGACGGACTGCAGGTGTATCCGGAGCGGATGAAGGAGAACATGGAGCGGAGCTACGGCCTCATGTTCTCCCAGCGCGTGCTGCTCAAGCTTGCCGACAAGGGCCTGCCGCGCCAGCAGGCCTACGAGATCGTCCAGAAGAACGCCATGCGCGCCTGGCGCGAGCGCACCGATTTCCACGCGCTGCTGGCCGCCGATCCCGAGGTGACGGCGCGCGTCACCGCCGCCGACCTCGCGGCCTGCTTCGAGCCGGCTTGGTACCTCCGAAACGTAGACGCCATCTATCGCCGAGCTGGTTTGCTCTGA